One region of Trachemys scripta elegans isolate TJP31775 chromosome 8, CAS_Tse_1.0, whole genome shotgun sequence genomic DNA includes:
- the SEPTIN8 gene encoding septin-8 isoform X2, translating to MNEEKRNLSLGGHVGFDSLPDQLVSKSVTQGFSFNILCVGETGIGKSTLMNTLFNTTFETEEASHYENAVRLRPRTYDLQESNVHLKLTIVDAVGFGDQINKDESYRPVVDYIDTQFENYLQEELKIRRSLFNYHDTRIHVCLYFITPTGHSLKSLDLVTMKKLDSKVNIIPIIAKADTISKSELHKFKIKIMSELVSNGVQIYQFPTDDEAVAEINSVMNAHLPFAVVGSTEEVKVGNKLVRARQYPWGVVQVENESHCDFVKLREMLIRVNMEDLREQTHTRHYELYRRCKLEEMGFKDTDPDSQPFSLQETYETKRKEFLGELQKKEEEMRQMFVNKVKETESELKEKERELHEKFEHLKRIHQEEKRKVEEKRRELEEEMNAFNKRKLAVETLQSQSLQATSQQPLKKDKDKKN from the exons GTGAAACAGGCATTGGGAAATCCACACTAATGAACACACTTTTCAATACCACCTTTGAGACGGAGGAGGCCAGTCACTACGAGAATGCAGTTCGCTTACGACCGCGTACCTATGACCTGCAGGAGAGCAACGTGCACCTGAAACTGACAATCGTGGATGCAGTGGGGTTTGGAGACCAGATAAATAAAGATGAAAG TTACAGGCCAGTAGTTGATTACATTGACACGCAGTTTGAAAACTACTTGCAAGAAGAGCTGAAAATCCGTCGTTCTCTCTTTAATTATCATGACACAAGAATCCACGTCTGCCTTTACTTCATCACTCCAACTGGGCACTCGCTCAAATCCTTAGATCTGGTAACGATGAAGAAGCTGGATAGCAAG GTGAATATTATCCCCATCATCGCCAAAGCAGACACCATTTCCAAGAGTGAGCTGCACAAGTTTAAGATAAAGATAATGAGTGAGCTGGTCAGTAACGGAGTGCAGATCTATCAGTTCCCCACGGATGACGAAGCTGTCGCAGAGATCAACTCCGTAATGAAT GCTCATCTGCCCTTTGCTGTTGTTGGCAGCACGGAGGAGGTGAAAGTTGGAAACAAGCTGGTGAGAGCTCGGCAGTACCCTTGGGGGGTGGTGCAAG TCGAGAATGAAAGTCATTGTGACTTTGTGAAACTGCGAGAAATGCTGATTCGAGTCAACATGGAAGATCTTCGGGAACAGACCCACACCCGCCACTATGAGCTGTACCGACGGTGCAAGCTGGAGGAGATGGGGTTCAAGGACACAGATCCTGACAGCCAGCCATTCAG CCTTCAAGAAACCTATGAGACCAAAAGAAAAGAGTTCCTTGGTGAACtgcagaagaaagaggaagaaatgaGGCAAATGTTTGTTAACAAAGTCAAGGAGACTGAATCAGAactgaaagagaaggaaagagag CTACACGAAAAGTTTGAGCATTTAAAGAGGATACATcaggaagagaagaggaaggtggaggagaagaggagagagctggaggaggagatgaaTGCCTTCAACAAGCGGAAACTAGCAGTCGAAACCCTGCAGTCTCAGTCCTTGCAAGCTACTTCGCAGCAGCCACTGAAAAAGGATAAAGACAAGAAAAA